The Metabacillus schmidteae genome has a segment encoding these proteins:
- a CDS encoding DUF421 domain-containing protein, translating into MFFDTWKDILRIAVMALTIYPALIFILRISGKRTLSKMNMFDLVVTVALGSTVATILLTPALSFWEGITALFSLIFLQYAVAWLQVRSNKFTAIVKGEPQLLFFNGVYLESALKAERVKADEVRQAVRTSGSASMEDVEAVVLETDGSISVIKKNDQKGKKTALEDVNGMDKFQ; encoded by the coding sequence TTGTTTTTTGATACATGGAAGGATATTTTAAGGATAGCTGTAATGGCATTAACCATCTATCCTGCTCTTATTTTCATTCTTAGAATTTCAGGCAAGCGTACGTTATCGAAGATGAACATGTTTGATTTAGTGGTAACTGTAGCGCTAGGTTCTACTGTGGCTACCATTTTGTTGACTCCAGCACTTTCATTCTGGGAAGGCATTACGGCCCTTTTCTCACTGATATTCTTGCAATATGCAGTTGCCTGGCTTCAAGTTAGGTCAAACAAATTTACGGCGATTGTTAAAGGAGAGCCGCAGTTGCTTTTTTTTAATGGCGTTTATTTAGAAAGTGCCTTGAAAGCCGAACGGGTAAAAGCTGATGAAGTAAGACAGGCAGTGCGTACAAGCGGAAGTGCGTCAATGGAAGATGTCGAGGCTGTCGTCCTTGAAACAGATGGTTCGATATCTGTTATAAAAAAAAATGATCAAAAAGGGAAAAAGACAGCGCTAGAAGATGTAAATGGTATGGACAAATTTCAATGA
- the racE gene encoding glutamate racemase, with translation MKRPIGVIDSGVGGLTVAKEIMRQLPKEEIIYLGDTARCPYGPRPAEEVRKFTWEMTKYLLENHHIKMLVIACNTATAIALQEIQDTVDIPVIGVIFPGARTAVKVTKNDHIGVIGTFNTIKSSAYETALKTLNNCLTIESMACPKFVPLVESGEYEGEEAIEIVEQSLAPFKNSKIDTLILGCTHYPILQPQIEDFMGQAVKIICSGDETAREVSTILSFNKTLNQSSGKKQHKFLTTGSKQLFEKIASKWFEKPIEHVESIILDNLK, from the coding sequence TTGAAAAGACCGATTGGTGTCATCGATTCTGGAGTTGGCGGACTAACTGTCGCAAAGGAAATCATGAGACAATTACCAAAAGAAGAGATCATCTATCTAGGTGATACAGCCCGCTGTCCCTACGGACCTCGTCCGGCTGAAGAAGTTCGAAAGTTTACATGGGAAATGACGAAATATCTCCTTGAAAATCATCACATTAAGATGCTGGTAATTGCTTGCAACACAGCAACAGCCATTGCTCTACAAGAAATTCAAGATACAGTGGATATCCCGGTTATTGGGGTTATTTTCCCTGGTGCCAGAACAGCTGTAAAGGTTACAAAAAATGACCATATCGGTGTTATTGGCACATTTAATACAATTAAAAGCTCTGCATATGAAACAGCACTTAAGACGTTAAATAATTGCCTTACTATTGAAAGTATGGCTTGTCCGAAGTTCGTCCCTTTAGTTGAAAGTGGAGAATATGAAGGGGAAGAAGCAATAGAAATCGTAGAGCAATCTCTTGCACCTTTTAAAAACAGCAAGATTGATACACTAATTCTAGGCTGTACTCATTATCCTATCCTTCAACCCCAAATAGAAGATTTTATGGGACAAGCTGTGAAAATAATCTGTTCAGGTGATGAAACAGCACGAGAGGTAAGTACAATTTTGTCCTTCAATAAAACACTTAATCAATCATCAGGCAAAAAACAGCATAAATTTTTGACAACCGGTTCAAAGCAGCTGTTTGAAAAAATAGCTTCAAAATGGTTTGAAAAACCGATTGAACATGTTGAATCCATTATATTAGATAATTTGAAGTAA
- a CDS encoding GerMN domain-containing protein, whose protein sequence is MSKYNKQIVVTVLASSLLLSGCGLFNAEEAAKEIDPPQDVTITEEGSKVETENGAEDVKADQAEETVTSQLYLIDKSGFVVPHSMNLPKTDSVAKQSLEYLVEGGPVSNMLPNGFRAVLPADTQVLGVNIKDGIAVADFSKEFNNYKKEDEAKILQAITWTLTQFDKVEKVKIWVNGHEQKEMPVNSTPIQDGVSRVDGINHDSTDVVDITNTKPLTVYYMAESDGQPYYVPVTKRISNDETDPIVSAVKELTKGPSPSLGLMSDFQDGVDLLSAPKYEDGKVTLDFNESIYGSFDEEQKIISSDVLNALVLTLTEQEGIESVAVTVNGKAELINENGEKLTEPVTRPTEVNTGSF, encoded by the coding sequence ATGTCTAAATACAACAAACAGATTGTAGTTACTGTACTTGCATCATCATTGCTCCTATCTGGTTGTGGATTGTTTAATGCAGAAGAAGCAGCAAAGGAAATCGATCCACCACAAGATGTCACGATTACAGAAGAAGGTTCTAAAGTAGAAACTGAAAATGGTGCTGAAGATGTGAAAGCTGACCAAGCTGAGGAGACGGTTACAAGTCAACTGTATTTAATTGATAAGAGTGGCTTTGTTGTCCCTCATTCAATGAATCTACCAAAAACAGATAGTGTTGCAAAACAATCGTTAGAATATTTGGTTGAGGGCGGTCCAGTATCTAATATGCTGCCGAATGGCTTTAGAGCTGTTTTGCCGGCTGATACACAAGTTCTTGGTGTAAATATTAAAGATGGAATAGCTGTTGCAGATTTTTCCAAGGAATTTAATAACTATAAAAAAGAGGATGAAGCAAAAATCCTACAAGCTATTACATGGACATTAACACAATTTGATAAAGTAGAAAAAGTGAAGATTTGGGTGAATGGACATGAACAGAAAGAAATGCCTGTTAATAGTACGCCAATTCAAGATGGTGTAAGTAGAGTAGATGGAATTAATCATGACTCGACTGATGTTGTTGATATAACAAATACAAAGCCATTGACAGTATACTATATGGCGGAATCGGATGGTCAACCTTATTATGTTCCTGTGACAAAGCGTATTAGCAATGATGAAACAGATCCGATCGTTTCTGCAGTTAAAGAACTAACAAAAGGTCCATCTCCTTCATTAGGATTAATGAGTGACTTCCAAGACGGTGTAGATTTATTAAGTGCACCAAAATATGAAGATGGAAAAGTAACACTTGATTTCAATGAATCTATTTACGGAAGCTTTGATGAAGAACAAAAAATTATTTCTTCAGACGTATTAAATGCATTAGTCTTAACATTAACAGAACAAGAAGGAATTGAAAGTGTAGCTGTGACTGTTAATGGAAAGGCAGAGCTAATTAATGAAAATGGAGAAAAACTAACAGAGCCTGTAACAAGACCGACTGAAGTGAATACAGGTAGTTTTTAA
- a CDS encoding MarR family winged helix-turn-helix transcriptional regulator, whose translation MADLEKALRHISGIIKQKGREILNDYQITPPQFVALQWLWENGDLTIGELSTKMFLACSTTTDLIDRMEKNKLVIRVKDPQDRRVVRIHLLAEGERIIEEVIHKRQHYLNDMMINFDQDELHVLEKSLMKLQQEMS comes from the coding sequence ATAGCTGATCTGGAAAAGGCGCTTCGTCATATATCCGGTATTATTAAACAAAAGGGTCGAGAAATATTAAATGACTATCAAATAACTCCTCCACAATTTGTTGCTCTACAATGGTTATGGGAAAATGGGGACTTAACAATTGGAGAACTTTCAACTAAAATGTTTTTAGCGTGCAGTACAACAACAGACTTAATTGACCGCATGGAGAAGAATAAGCTAGTGATTAGAGTAAAGGATCCCCAAGATCGAAGAGTGGTGAGAATCCACCTGTTAGCTGAGGGAGAACGTATTATTGAAGAAGTCATTCATAAACGGCAACATTACTTAAATGATATGATGATAAACTTCGATCAAGATGAATTGCATGTGTTAGAAAAGTCATTAATGAAACTACAACAAGAAATGAGTTAA
- a CDS encoding metallophosphoesterase family protein → MKILIMSDSHGLTSEIVDIKNRHQEEVDLMLHCGDSELSNESDELSGFIGVKGNCDFGSRLPNEIIEDLQGTTLYMTHGHLYNVKMSLMSLKYRAIETNAKIACYGHSHIAGAELIDGVLLINPGSIRLPVLRRQKTYAILELEQNRANVTFFEVNGQIINELSKEFILK, encoded by the coding sequence ATGAAGATCTTAATAATGAGTGACAGCCATGGATTAACTTCAGAAATTGTAGACATAAAAAATAGACATCAAGAGGAAGTTGACCTGATGTTACACTGTGGTGATTCAGAGTTATCAAATGAGAGTGATGAATTAAGTGGATTTATAGGTGTAAAAGGGAATTGTGATTTTGGCTCAAGATTACCAAATGAAATTATTGAAGATTTGCAAGGTACTACTCTTTATATGACACATGGGCATTTATACAATGTAAAGATGTCTCTCATGAGTTTAAAATATCGAGCAATTGAAACGAACGCAAAAATCGCCTGTTATGGACATTCACATATTGCTGGTGCTGAGTTGATTGATGGAGTATTACTTATAAACCCTGGCAGTATTAGACTTCCTGTACTGCGAAGACAGAAGACATATGCTATACTTGAATTAGAACAGAACCGTGCAAATGTTACTTTCTTTGAAGTGAATGGTCAAATTATTAATGAGCTTTCTAAAGAGTTTATATTAAAGTGA
- a CDS encoding XTP/dITP diphosphatase: MKKIIIATKNQGKVKEFEVMLAPLGYHVQSLLDFPNSIDVEETGQTFEENSILKAEAISKEYQQMTIADDSGLEVDYLNGEPGVYSARYAGPQKDDQANIDAVLTKLENAELNERKARFVCALAISVPGQQTQTVIGTCEGYIAKERKGQGGFGYDPIFCIDDSGKTMAELTKEEKNKISHRADALRKIKDLLK; this comes from the coding sequence GTGAAAAAAATAATTATTGCAACTAAAAATCAAGGAAAAGTAAAAGAATTTGAAGTTATGCTTGCACCTTTGGGGTATCATGTCCAATCTTTATTAGATTTTCCAAATTCAATTGATGTTGAAGAAACAGGTCAGACCTTCGAAGAAAATAGTATTCTAAAAGCAGAGGCTATCTCTAAGGAATATCAACAAATGACAATTGCGGATGATTCAGGATTAGAAGTTGACTACTTAAATGGTGAGCCGGGTGTCTACTCTGCAAGATATGCAGGTCCGCAAAAAGATGATCAGGCAAATATAGATGCAGTACTGACCAAGCTTGAGAATGCAGAGTTGAATGAGCGAAAGGCAAGGTTTGTCTGTGCATTAGCCATTTCAGTACCAGGACAACAAACTCAAACAGTAATTGGAACTTGTGAGGGGTATATTGCGAAAGAAAGAAAAGGTCAAGGTGGTTTTGGCTATGATCCTATCTTTTGTATTGATGATTCTGGTAAAACAATGGCTGAGTTAACAAAGGAAGAAAAAAATAAAATTAGCCATAGGGCCGATGCATTAAGAAAAATTAAAGATTTATTGAAATGA
- the rph gene encoding ribonuclease PH: MRHDERKADQLRKVDIIRDFVIHPEGSVLITVGNTKVICNASVEDRVPPFMRGEGKGWITAEYSMLPRATEQRTIRESSKGKITGRTMEIQRLIGRALRAVVNLTELGERTIWIDCDVIQADGGTRTASITGAYVAMVIALEKLVKAGKIKSLPITSFLAAVSVGVDSQHGEILDLNYIEDSKALVDMNVIMTSTAQLVEVQGTGEEATFTRTELNSMLDLAEKGIKALIEHQKEVLGDISLLIEENEKKQVMSK; the protein is encoded by the coding sequence ATGAGACATGATGAACGAAAAGCAGATCAATTAAGAAAAGTTGACATCATAAGGGACTTTGTCATACATCCTGAAGGCTCTGTATTAATCACTGTTGGTAACACTAAGGTTATTTGTAATGCAAGTGTCGAAGATCGTGTACCACCGTTTATGAGAGGCGAGGGAAAGGGATGGATTACCGCCGAATATTCTATGTTACCTCGAGCGACAGAACAAAGGACAATAAGAGAGTCGTCAAAAGGTAAAATTACAGGTCGTACAATGGAAATCCAACGTTTAATAGGGAGAGCATTAAGAGCGGTCGTAAACTTAACCGAGCTTGGTGAGAGAACAATTTGGATCGACTGTGACGTCATTCAAGCAGATGGTGGTACAAGAACAGCTTCTATTACGGGTGCGTATGTTGCAATGGTTATAGCGCTAGAAAAGCTTGTGAAGGCAGGAAAAATCAAATCACTACCTATAACAAGTTTTCTTGCAGCAGTATCGGTAGGTGTGGATTCTCAACATGGAGAAATACTAGACTTAAATTACATAGAAGACTCAAAGGCTTTAGTAGATATGAATGTAATCATGACTTCAACAGCTCAACTCGTTGAAGTTCAAGGAACTGGAGAAGAAGCAACATTCACTAGAACTGAATTAAACAGCATGTTAGATTTAGCTGAAAAAGGAATTAAAGCACTTATTGAACATCAGAAGGAAGTATTGGGAGATATTTCGCTGCTTATCGAGGAAAATGAAAAGAAGCAGGTTATGTCAAAGTGA
- the gerE gene encoding spore germination transcription factor GerE: MKEKEYQSKPLLTKREREVFELLVQDKTTKEIASELFISEKTVRNHISNAMQKLGVKGRSQAVVELLRMGELEL, translated from the coding sequence TTGAAAGAGAAAGAGTATCAATCAAAGCCACTACTCACGAAAAGAGAGAGAGAAGTATTCGAATTGTTAGTGCAAGATAAAACAACGAAAGAGATTGCTAGTGAACTCTTTATTAGTGAAAAAACGGTTCGAAATCATATCTCAAATGCGATGCAAAAGCTTGGTGTTAAGGGACGCTCTCAAGCGGTTGTTGAGCTCCTTCGAATGGGTGAACTCGAGCTCTAA
- the sdhB gene encoding succinate dehydrogenase iron-sulfur subunit, which yields MSENKVVHFIITRQESPEAAPYQEKFEIPYRPNMNVISALMEIRRNPVNANGKQTTPINWDMNCLEEVCGACSMVINGKPRQSCTALVDQLEQPIRLEPMRTFPVVRDLQVDRKRMFDSLKKVKAWIPVDGTYDLGPGPRMPEKKRQWAYELSKCMTCGVCLEACPNVNSKSNFIGPAPLSQVRLFNAHPTGEMNRSERLEAIMGDGGLANCGNSQNCVQSCPKGIPLTTSIAALNRDTAIQSFRNFFGSDQV from the coding sequence ATGAGTGAGAATAAAGTTGTTCATTTTATTATTACGCGACAAGAATCACCAGAAGCAGCCCCTTATCAGGAGAAGTTTGAAATTCCTTATCGTCCTAACATGAACGTTATTTCTGCGTTAATGGAAATCAGACGTAATCCTGTAAATGCTAATGGGAAACAAACAACACCGATCAACTGGGATATGAACTGCTTAGAGGAAGTATGTGGAGCATGTTCAATGGTGATTAATGGCAAGCCGCGTCAGTCATGTACAGCATTAGTCGACCAGCTTGAACAACCAATCCGCCTGGAGCCAATGCGTACATTCCCAGTGGTTCGTGATTTGCAAGTTGATCGTAAACGTATGTTTGACTCATTAAAGAAAGTAAAGGCATGGATTCCTGTAGATGGAACATATGATTTAGGACCTGGACCACGTATGCCTGAGAAAAAACGTCAATGGGCTTATGAACTTTCGAAGTGTATGACATGTGGCGTATGTTTGGAAGCATGTCCTAACGTAAATAGTAAATCTAACTTTATTGGACCAGCTCCACTATCTCAGGTCAGACTATTTAATGCACACCCAACTGGTGAAATGAATCGTTCTGAGCGATTAGAGGCAATTATGGGAGATGGTGGTTTAGCGAACTGTGGTAACTCTCAAAACTGTGTTCAATCATGTCCAAAGGGTATTCCTTTAACAACATCTATTGCAGCACTAAACCGAGATACAGCGATCCAATCTTTCCGTAATTTCTTCGGTAGCGACCAAGTATAA
- a CDS encoding acyl-CoA thioesterase produces the protein MKKVSFIENFNEEYKNSFSFSHLIKIKFSETDMFGHMNNTAPFTYFEEGRIEFFKSICLMQKWLNTEGETIPVVADLQCEYLHQAYFDERITLYVKINRVGTSSVDLHYLAVNEQGESLFVGRGAIVQISKHTGKSVPWSEKEKSILNGAKVMTT, from the coding sequence ATGAAAAAAGTTTCCTTTATTGAAAACTTCAATGAAGAATATAAAAACAGTTTTTCTTTTTCACACCTAATAAAAATAAAATTTTCTGAAACAGATATGTTTGGACATATGAACAATACAGCTCCTTTTACATACTTTGAAGAAGGAAGGATAGAATTCTTCAAAAGCATTTGCTTGATGCAAAAATGGTTAAATACTGAAGGAGAAACAATTCCTGTTGTAGCAGATCTTCAATGTGAATACTTACACCAAGCGTACTTTGATGAAAGAATCACATTATATGTAAAAATCAACAGAGTCGGCACTTCATCTGTTGACCTGCATTATTTAGCGGTAAATGAACAGGGAGAGAGTCTTTTTGTAGGCCGAGGAGCAATTGTACAGATATCCAAGCATACAGGTAAAAGTGTTCCATGGTCAGAGAAGGAAAAAAGCATTCTTAATGGAGCAAAAGTCATGACTACATAA